Proteins from a genomic interval of Alosa alosa isolate M-15738 ecotype Scorff River chromosome 8, AALO_Geno_1.1, whole genome shotgun sequence:
- the hlx1 gene encoding H2.0-like homeobox protein isoform X1, giving the protein MYTAGLNPFYASNFSLWSAYCSGGFAMDTMKKPSFCIADILHVGDTDSLPGSSALMAHVGPRTQIHSSGSPLRPSPVAPEATVFSARGSPASPYHRHGIHLTAVSRTTLNSQQAPPPSSKDLKFGIDRILSTDFDPKVKEMSSLRDLTSIVSSNRQSAVHVSVQPPASQYFASLDPVMNDASSRMSSLGNAARHSGQHQFQDSFPGPYAVLTKDTMPQTYKRKRSWSRAVFSNLQRKGLEKRFEIQKYVTKPDRKQLAAMLGLTDAQVKVWFQNRRMKWRHSKEAQAQKDKEKEQPDKAQTESDQKEHEESDCESEHSESDFEEGPEDKSDVDIPEHNKTSVIISGPPSGMSEDATPSNALTETMGSAQILL; this is encoded by the exons ATGTACACCGCCGGACTAAATCCGTTTTATGCGTCCAATTTCAGCCTTTGGTCAGCATACTGCTCCGGTGGTTTCGCAATGGATACCATGAAAAAACCGTCATTTTGTATAGCAGATATTTTACATGTCGGCGATACGGACAGTCTTCCCGGATCATCAGCACTGATGGCTCATGTAGGACCCCGTACTCAGATCCACTCCTCTGGATCCCCTTTGCGTCCTTCTCCGGTGGCGCCGGAGGCGACTGTCTTCAGTGCAAGAGGCAGTCCTGCATCCCCTTATCACAGGCATGGAATACACTTAACCGCGGTCTCCAGAACGACGCTCAACTCCCAGCAAGCACCGCCACCATCAAGCAAGGATCTCAAGTTCGGAATTGATCGAATTTTGTCCACAGACTTTGATCCAAAAGTAAAAGAAATGTCGTCATTACGAG ATCTCACGTCTATTGTTAGCTCTAACCGACAGTCAGCAGTCCATGTCTCCGTGCAACCTCCGGCGAGCCAGTACTTCGCATCCCTAGATCCGGTGATGAACGACGCGTCGTCCAGGATGAGTTCTTTAGGCAACGCAGCGAGGCATTCAGGGCAACATCAGTTTCAGGACTCCTTTCCAG GGCCATATGCTGTTCTTACGAAAGACACCATGCCACAGACGTACAAGAGAAAAAGATCTTGGTCCAGAGCTGTGTTTTCCAACCTTCAACGAAAAGGTCTTGAAAAACGTTTTGAAATACAGAAGTATGTCACCAAACCCGACCGAAAACAGCTTGCTGCGATGCTAGGCCTCACGGACGCTCAG GTCAAAGTTTGGTTTCAGAACAGAAGAATGAAATGGAGACACTCAAAAGAGGCACAGGCACAGaaggacaaagagaaagaacagCCAGACAAGGCGCAGACAGAGAGCGATCAGAAGGAGCACGAGGAATCCGACTGCGAAAGCGAACATAGCGAGTCCGACTTTGAGGAAGGACCCGAGGACAAAAGTGACGTCGACATCCCAGAACACAACAAGACCAGTGTGATCATCAGCGGGCCTCCGTCCGGGATGAGTGAAGACGCGACACCAAGCAATGCGCTCACAGAAACAATGGGGTCGGCGCAAATCTTACTATGA
- the hlx1 gene encoding H2.0-like homeobox protein isoform X2 — protein MYTAGLNPFYASNFSLWSAYCSGGFAMDTMKKPSFCIADILHVGDTDSLPGSSALMAHVGPRTQIHSSGSPLRPSPVAPEATVFSARGSPASPYHRHGIHLTAVSRTTLNSQQAPPPSSKDLKFGIDRILSTDFDPKVKEMSSLRGPYAVLTKDTMPQTYKRKRSWSRAVFSNLQRKGLEKRFEIQKYVTKPDRKQLAAMLGLTDAQVKVWFQNRRMKWRHSKEAQAQKDKEKEQPDKAQTESDQKEHEESDCESEHSESDFEEGPEDKSDVDIPEHNKTSVIISGPPSGMSEDATPSNALTETMGSAQILL, from the exons ATGTACACCGCCGGACTAAATCCGTTTTATGCGTCCAATTTCAGCCTTTGGTCAGCATACTGCTCCGGTGGTTTCGCAATGGATACCATGAAAAAACCGTCATTTTGTATAGCAGATATTTTACATGTCGGCGATACGGACAGTCTTCCCGGATCATCAGCACTGATGGCTCATGTAGGACCCCGTACTCAGATCCACTCCTCTGGATCCCCTTTGCGTCCTTCTCCGGTGGCGCCGGAGGCGACTGTCTTCAGTGCAAGAGGCAGTCCTGCATCCCCTTATCACAGGCATGGAATACACTTAACCGCGGTCTCCAGAACGACGCTCAACTCCCAGCAAGCACCGCCACCATCAAGCAAGGATCTCAAGTTCGGAATTGATCGAATTTTGTCCACAGACTTTGATCCAAAAGTAAAAGAAATGTCGTCATTACGAG GGCCATATGCTGTTCTTACGAAAGACACCATGCCACAGACGTACAAGAGAAAAAGATCTTGGTCCAGAGCTGTGTTTTCCAACCTTCAACGAAAAGGTCTTGAAAAACGTTTTGAAATACAGAAGTATGTCACCAAACCCGACCGAAAACAGCTTGCTGCGATGCTAGGCCTCACGGACGCTCAG GTCAAAGTTTGGTTTCAGAACAGAAGAATGAAATGGAGACACTCAAAAGAGGCACAGGCACAGaaggacaaagagaaagaacagCCAGACAAGGCGCAGACAGAGAGCGATCAGAAGGAGCACGAGGAATCCGACTGCGAAAGCGAACATAGCGAGTCCGACTTTGAGGAAGGACCCGAGGACAAAAGTGACGTCGACATCCCAGAACACAACAAGACCAGTGTGATCATCAGCGGGCCTCCGTCCGGGATGAGTGAAGACGCGACACCAAGCAATGCGCTCACAGAAACAATGGGGTCGGCGCAAATCTTACTATGA